The following proteins are co-located in the Frigidibacter mobilis genome:
- a CDS encoding UbiH/UbiF family hydroxylase, whose product MATDVTDILISGGGVAGLTAAAAFGAAGFRVICVDPAPPVTSDADAGADLRTTAFLQPSIPVLQAAGLWARLEPFATPLQIMRIVDAGGAEPRARITRDFDAADISDQPFGWNLPNWLLRREMVARLADMTNVDFRPGTGFDSMVGRDTGAIVTLTDGSRLHARMVVAADGRNSPVREALGIATRTTRYGQKALAFAVTHPVPHGNVSTEIHRSGGPFTLVPLPDRDGLPSSAIVWMERGPEAERLAALPVAEFEAEMTARSCGLFGPLTLATRRPLWPMISQIAARFYGPRTALIAEAAHVVPPIGAQGLNMSLSDLRLLLELSSAAPEQIGEPEMLATYHRRRWPEVQARVAGIDLLNRASMIEPRPLRDLRAGALNALYSLAPVRKTLMRAGLGVR is encoded by the coding sequence ATGGCAACTGACGTGACTGACATCCTGATTTCCGGCGGCGGTGTCGCCGGGCTGACCGCGGCGGCGGCCTTTGGGGCGGCGGGCTTCCGCGTGATCTGCGTCGATCCCGCGCCCCCCGTCACCAGCGATGCCGATGCCGGCGCCGACCTGCGCACCACCGCCTTCCTGCAGCCCTCGATTCCGGTGCTGCAGGCCGCGGGCCTCTGGGCGCGGCTTGAGCCCTTTGCCACGCCGCTGCAGATCATGCGCATCGTCGATGCCGGCGGGGCCGAGCCACGCGCGCGCATCACCCGCGATTTCGATGCTGCCGACATTTCCGACCAGCCCTTCGGCTGGAACCTGCCCAACTGGCTGCTCCGCCGCGAGATGGTGGCGCGGCTGGCGGACATGACCAATGTCGACTTCCGCCCCGGCACCGGCTTTGACAGCATGGTCGGGCGCGATACCGGCGCCATCGTCACCCTCACCGATGGCAGCCGCCTGCATGCGCGCATGGTCGTGGCCGCAGACGGCCGCAACAGCCCGGTGCGCGAGGCGCTTGGCATCGCCACCCGCACCACCCGCTACGGCCAGAAGGCGCTGGCCTTCGCCGTCACCCACCCGGTCCCGCATGGCAATGTCTCGACCGAGATCCACCGCTCGGGCGGCCCCTTCACCCTGGTGCCGCTGCCCGACCGGGACGGGCTGCCCTCCTCCGCCATCGTCTGGATGGAGCGGGGCCCCGAGGCGGAGCGGCTGGCCGCACTGCCGGTGGCGGAGTTCGAGGCCGAGATGACTGCGCGCAGCTGCGGCCTGTTCGGGCCGCTGACCCTTGCCACCCGCCGCCCGCTCTGGCCGATGATAAGCCAGATCGCCGCGCGCTTCTACGGGCCCCGCACCGCGCTGATCGCCGAGGCCGCGCATGTGGTGCCGCCCATCGGCGCGCAGGGCCTGAACATGAGCCTGTCCGACCTGCGGCTGCTGCTGGAACTGTCTTCCGCCGCGCCCGAGCAGATCGGCGAGCCGGAGATGCTGGCCACCTATCACCGCCGCCGCTGGCCCGAGGTGCAGGCCCGCGTCGCCGGGATCGACCTGCTGAACCGCGCCTCGATGATCGAGCCGCGGCCGCTGCGCGATCTGCGGGCCGGGGCGCTGAACGCGCTCTATTCGCTGGCGCCGGTGCGCAAGACGCTGATGCGCGCGGGGCTTGGCGTGCGCTGA
- a CDS encoding DUF2087 domain-containing protein, producing MTRTPIPLTVPDLSSFARHLGAGIKERGAPSHLELLNLLARAAGLRNYQHLRAIGAAQARMEARMEAGPPAQADHALVERALRCFDAGGRLVHWPARRQVQVLCLWALWAGLPAGESLGERQVSLRLNGLHGFGDAALLRRDMCGLGLLTRSPGGLDYRRQELAPRPRRAS from the coding sequence ATGACCCGCACACCGATACCGCTGACCGTTCCCGACCTGTCCAGCTTTGCCCGGCATCTGGGGGCCGGGATCAAGGAGCGGGGCGCGCCCTCGCATCTGGAACTGCTCAACCTTCTGGCCCGCGCCGCCGGGCTGCGCAATTACCAGCACCTGCGCGCGATCGGCGCGGCGCAGGCGCGGATGGAGGCGCGGATGGAGGCTGGCCCCCCGGCACAGGCCGACCATGCGCTGGTGGAACGCGCGCTGCGATGCTTCGATGCCGGCGGCAGGCTGGTGCACTGGCCCGCGCGCCGGCAGGTGCAGGTGCTGTGCCTCTGGGCGCTGTGGGCAGGCCTGCCAGCCGGCGAGTCGCTGGGGGAGCGGCAGGTGAGCCTGCGCCTGAACGGGTTGCACGGCTTTGGGGATGCCGCCCTGCTGCGCCGCGACATGTGCGGGCTGGGGCTGCTCACGCGCAGCCCGGGCGGGCTCGATTACCGGCGCCAGGAACTCGCGCCCCGGCCGAGGCGCGCGAGCTGA
- a CDS encoding Lrp/AsnC family transcriptional regulator yields the protein MDLDDTDRALLRALSADATQSAGALGRRFGLSQPAAWRRIRRLEEAGILKGRRVVLNREALGFGVTVFLGIKLATKGRVSLEDFERAVTAIPEVQVVQHVLGLFDYRLRVVARDIADFERVLRRRIMTLPGVGQVEANVLLSEERRPGPLGQV from the coding sequence ATGGATCTTGATGATACAGATCGGGCGCTGCTGAGGGCGCTGTCTGCGGATGCCACGCAAAGCGCGGGGGCGCTCGGGCGGCGCTTTGGCCTCAGCCAGCCTGCCGCCTGGCGGCGGATCCGGCGGCTGGAGGAGGCGGGCATCCTGAAGGGGCGCCGCGTGGTGCTGAACCGCGAGGCGCTTGGCTTCGGGGTGACGGTGTTCCTGGGGATCAAGCTGGCGACCAAGGGCCGCGTCAGCCTGGAGGATTTCGAGCGGGCGGTGACGGCGATCCCCGAGGTGCAGGTGGTGCAGCACGTGCTGGGGCTGTTCGACTACCGCCTGCGGGTGGTGGCCCGCGACATCGCCGATTTCGAGCGGGTGCTGCGGCGGCGGATCATGACGCTGCCGGGGGTGGGGCAGGTGGAGGCGAATGTGCTGCTGTCGGAGGAGCGCAGGCCGGGGCCTCTGGGCCAAGTCTAG
- the ctaD gene encoding cytochrome c oxidase subunit I — protein sequence MADAAIHGHGQHDSRGFFTRWFMSTNHKDIGVLYLFTSGFVGLLSVLFTVYMRLELMEPGVQYMCLEGARFIADAAAECTPNGHLWNVMITYHGVLMMFFVVIPALFGGFGNYFMPLQIGAPDMAFPRLNNLSYWLYVAGCALGVASMLTPGSSDGQLGAGVGWVLYPPLSTQNADTISMDLAIFAVHVSGASSILGAINMITTFLNMRAPGMTLHKVPLFGWSIFVTAWLILLSLPVLAGAITMLLTDRNFGTTFFQPEGGGDPVLYQHILWFFGHPEVYIIILPGFGIISHVISTFSRKPIFGYLPMVYAMVSIGVLGFVVWAHHMYTVGLSLTQQSYFMLATMVIAVPTGIKVFSWIATMWGGSIEFKTPMLWAFGFLFLFTVGGVTGVVLSQAAIDRVYHDTYYVVAHFHYVMSLGAVFAIFAGIYYWIGKMSGRQYPEWAGKLHFWMMFLGANMTFFPQHFLGRNGMPRRYIDYPEAFAFWNYISSIGAFISFASFVFFIGVIFYTLFAGRRVTENNYWNEYADTLEWTLPSPPPEHTFETLPKREDWDKHHAH from the coding sequence ATGGCCGACGCAGCCATTCATGGCCACGGGCAACATGACTCGCGCGGGTTCTTCACGCGCTGGTTCATGTCCACGAACCACAAGGACATCGGTGTCCTCTACCTCTTCACCTCGGGCTTCGTAGGCCTGCTGTCCGTCCTCTTCACCGTCTATATGCGGTTGGAGCTGATGGAACCGGGTGTGCAATACATGTGCCTCGAAGGCGCGCGGTTCATCGCCGATGCGGCCGCCGAGTGCACCCCGAACGGGCATCTCTGGAACGTGATGATCACCTATCATGGTGTTCTGATGATGTTCTTCGTGGTGATCCCGGCGCTGTTCGGCGGCTTTGGCAACTACTTCATGCCGCTGCAGATCGGTGCGCCGGACATGGCCTTCCCGCGGCTGAACAACCTCAGCTACTGGCTCTATGTCGCCGGCTGCGCGCTTGGCGTCGCCTCGATGCTGACCCCGGGCTCGTCCGATGGCCAGCTTGGCGCGGGTGTCGGCTGGGTGCTCTACCCGCCGCTGTCGACGCAGAACGCCGACACAATCTCGATGGATCTGGCGATCTTCGCCGTCCACGTTTCGGGGGCCTCCTCGATCCTGGGCGCGATCAACATGATCACCACCTTCCTGAACATGCGCGCCCCGGGGATGACCCTGCACAAGGTGCCGCTGTTCGGCTGGTCGATCTTCGTTACCGCCTGGCTGATCCTGCTGTCGCTGCCGGTCCTCGCCGGCGCCATCACCATGCTGCTGACCGACCGCAACTTCGGCACCACCTTCTTCCAGCCCGAAGGCGGCGGCGACCCGGTCCTGTATCAGCACATCCTGTGGTTCTTCGGCCATCCCGAGGTCTACATCATCATCCTGCCCGGCTTCGGCATCATCAGCCATGTCATCTCGACCTTCAGCCGCAAGCCGATCTTCGGCTATCTGCCGATGGTCTATGCGATGGTGTCGATCGGGGTTCTGGGCTTTGTCGTCTGGGCGCACCACATGTACACCGTCGGCCTGTCGCTGACCCAGCAGAGCTACTTCATGCTGGCAACGATGGTCATCGCGGTGCCCACCGGCATCAAGGTGTTCTCTTGGATCGCCACCATGTGGGGCGGCTCCATCGAGTTCAAGACGCCGATGCTCTGGGCCTTCGGCTTCCTGTTCCTGTTCACCGTCGGCGGCGTGACCGGCGTGGTGCTGAGCCAGGCGGCCATCGACCGGGTCTACCATGACACCTACTATGTCGTGGCGCATTTCCACTACGTGATGTCGCTTGGCGCAGTCTTCGCCATCTTCGCAGGCATCTACTACTGGATCGGCAAGATGTCGGGCCGCCAATATCCCGAATGGGCAGGCAAACTGCACTTCTGGATGATGTTCCTCGGCGCGAACATGACCTTCTTCCCGCAGCACTTCCTGGGCCGCAACGGGATGCCGCGCCGCTACATCGACTACCCGGAAGCCTTTGCCTTCTGGAACTACATCTCCTCGATCGGCGCCTTCATCTCCTTCGCGTCGTTCGTGTTCTTCATCGGCGTCATCTTCTACACCCTGTTCGCTGGTCGCCGCGTGACCGAGAACAACTACTGGAACGAATACGCCGACACGCTGGAATGGACCCTGCCCTCGCCGCCCCCGGAGCATACGTTCGAAACGCTCCCCAAGCGCGAAGACTGGGACAAGCACCACGCGCACTGA
- a CDS encoding pyrimidine 5'-nucleotidase, whose product MPAQHFTHVAHWVFDLDNTLYPPSARLFDQIEQRMTAWVMEALKVERAEADRLRRHYWQLYGTTLAGLMHEHGLDPAPYLVDVHDIELDRLTPDPALRAGIAALPGRRIVYTNGSAPYAERVLAARGLSGLFDAVYGVEHAGFRPKPERAAFEAVFAADGLDPARGAMFEDDPRNLAAPHEMGMRTVHVAPEAAPAGHIHHHTDDLAGFLARLRG is encoded by the coding sequence ATGCCCGCACAGCATTTCACCCATGTCGCCCATTGGGTCTTCGACCTCGACAACACGCTCTATCCCCCCTCGGCGCGGCTGTTCGACCAGATCGAGCAGCGGATGACCGCCTGGGTGATGGAGGCGCTGAAGGTCGAACGCGCCGAGGCCGACCGCCTGCGCCGCCACTACTGGCAGCTTTACGGCACCACGCTTGCCGGGCTGATGCACGAACACGGGCTGGACCCCGCGCCCTATCTTGTCGATGTGCATGACATCGAGCTGGACCGCCTGACGCCGGATCCGGCCCTGCGCGCCGGCATCGCCGCACTGCCGGGGCGGCGGATCGTCTATACCAACGGCTCGGCGCCCTATGCCGAACGGGTGCTGGCGGCGCGGGGGCTGTCGGGGCTGTTCGATGCGGTTTACGGCGTCGAACATGCGGGCTTCCGCCCCAAGCCGGAGCGGGCGGCCTTCGAGGCGGTCTTTGCCGCAGACGGGCTGGACCCGGCCCGCGGCGCGATGTTCGAGGATGACCCGCGCAATCTGGCCGCGCCGCATGAGATGGGAATGCGCACCGTCCATGTCGCGCCCGAGGCGGCGCCGGCGGGCCATATCCATCACCACACCGACGATCTGGCGGGCTTCCTCGCGCGGCTGCGCGGATAG
- a CDS encoding DUF2244 domain-containing protein encodes MPHEWVIRPAKAPEQSGAFPVMQSAEAIAAGLIGAAEGPPLAELHLWPYRSLPRRGFVLFIAVTAGLLLLPLLAVLGSPVLWGLLPFLMIAVGGVWFALQRSYRDGELLEVLRLFPARIELSRQDRRGTRRDWQANPYWVSLHLHPRGGPVPDYLTLKGNGREVELGAFLAQDERVALHGELREMLAGLR; translated from the coding sequence ATGCCGCATGAATGGGTCATCCGCCCCGCAAAGGCCCCGGAGCAATCCGGGGCCTTTCCCGTGATGCAATCCGCCGAGGCCATCGCTGCCGGCCTGATCGGCGCGGCCGAGGGCCCGCCGCTGGCCGAATTGCACCTCTGGCCTTACCGCTCGCTGCCCCGCCGCGGCTTCGTCCTCTTCATCGCCGTCACCGCCGGGCTGCTGCTGCTGCCGCTGCTGGCCGTGCTCGGCTCCCCGGTGCTCTGGGGCCTGCTGCCGTTCCTGATGATCGCTGTCGGCGGCGTCTGGTTTGCCCTGCAGCGCAGCTACCGCGACGGCGAGCTGCTGGAGGTGCTGCGCCTGTTCCCCGCCCGGATCGAGCTCAGCCGCCAGGACCGCCGCGGCACAAGGCGGGACTGGCAGGCCAACCCCTACTGGGTCAGCCTGCACCTGCACCCCAGGGGCGGCCCGGTCCCCGACTACCTGACGTTGAAGGGCAATGGCCGCGAGGTGGAGCTTGGCGCCTTCCTTGCCCAGGACGAGCGCGTGGCCCTGCATGGCGAGCTGCGCGAGATGCTGGCGGGCCTGCGCTAG
- a CDS encoding glycosyltransferase family 2 protein, whose translation MPQHQPSQLPGAAPARLVRARRGRKPLGQILLEMGAVDPGDLLRAVAMRDRQDLPLGDILLAHGWVAEGDLTAALATQWGAEALDLIGQRPDPRLMDRLGAETCLRAAVLPWRQVGGATVIATARPDAFQALLPQLTAEFGPCAMALAPERDIHAALLATRQTRLVRRAETQVPARLSCRGADARRSALAALALLALLTAGLLLAPVLVLGLLLAWTATALVLVQGLKLAALLAMLRPRAPERQRGATLPEGVLPLPTQRGRPGRLPMVSIMVPMFDEHDIAPRLVARLGRLDYPKELLDILLVVEEEDTVTRTALAGADLPHWMRVVVVPNGPIKTKPRALNFALNFCRGSIIGVYDAEDAPDADQIHKVVRHFAEAPEDVICLQGILDFYNPRTNWLSRCFTVEYAVWFRVLLPGIARLGLAVPLGGTTLFFRRGPLQEIGGWDAHNVTEDADLGIRLARHGYRTELIDTVTGEEANCRALPWVKQRSRWQKGFAMTWRVHMRNPVQLWRDLGAWRLFGFQVMFLGSLTQALLAPLMWTFWMLALGLPHALAATLPGWMLPALIALFLGSEAVNILCGLWAVRGPRHRHLAPWVPTLHLYHPLGTLSAWKALHEVVTRPFYWDKTQHGVYDDSDDAEEEALAAAAPLTAPARVRVPAPALPPPARSPAPR comes from the coding sequence ATGCCCCAGCATCAGCCCTCCCAGCTGCCCGGTGCGGCGCCCGCGCGGCTCGTTCGCGCGCGGCGCGGGCGCAAACCACTGGGGCAGATCCTGCTGGAGATGGGAGCGGTCGATCCCGGCGACCTGCTGCGCGCCGTGGCCATGCGCGACCGGCAAGACCTGCCGCTTGGCGACATCCTGCTGGCGCATGGCTGGGTGGCCGAGGGCGATCTGACCGCAGCGCTGGCCACGCAATGGGGGGCCGAGGCGCTGGACCTGATCGGCCAGCGCCCCGACCCCCGACTGATGGACCGGCTTGGCGCCGAGACCTGCCTGCGCGCGGCGGTGCTGCCCTGGCGGCAGGTGGGCGGCGCGACGGTGATCGCCACCGCCAGGCCCGATGCGTTCCAGGCGCTGCTGCCGCAGCTGACAGCCGAGTTCGGCCCCTGCGCAATGGCCCTGGCGCCCGAACGTGACATCCACGCGGCGCTGCTGGCGACCCGGCAAACCCGGCTGGTGCGCAGGGCAGAGACCCAGGTTCCGGCCAGGCTCAGCTGCCGGGGCGCAGATGCCAGGCGCAGCGCGCTGGCGGCACTGGCCTTGCTGGCGCTGCTGACGGCCGGGCTGCTGCTGGCCCCGGTGCTGGTGCTGGGGTTGCTGCTGGCCTGGACCGCCACGGCACTGGTGCTGGTCCAGGGGCTGAAACTCGCAGCGCTGCTGGCAATGCTGCGTCCTCGCGCGCCGGAACGCCAGCGGGGCGCGACGCTGCCCGAAGGCGTGCTGCCCCTGCCCACGCAACGCGGCAGGCCGGGCCGGCTGCCGATGGTGTCGATCATGGTGCCGATGTTCGACGAACATGACATCGCCCCGCGTCTGGTGGCGCGGCTTGGCCGGCTCGACTACCCCAAGGAGCTGCTCGACATCCTGCTGGTGGTCGAGGAGGAGGACACCGTCACCCGCACGGCGCTGGCCGGCGCCGATCTGCCGCACTGGATGCGTGTGGTGGTGGTGCCGAACGGCCCGATCAAGACCAAGCCCCGCGCGCTGAACTTTGCGCTGAACTTCTGCCGCGGCAGCATCATCGGGGTCTATGATGCCGAGGATGCGCCCGACGCGGACCAGATCCACAAGGTTGTGCGCCATTTCGCCGAGGCGCCCGAGGATGTGATCTGCCTACAGGGCATCCTCGATTTCTACAACCCGCGCACTAACTGGCTGTCGCGCTGCTTCACCGTGGAATACGCGGTCTGGTTCCGGGTGCTGCTGCCCGGCATCGCCCGGCTGGGTCTGGCGGTGCCGCTGGGGGGCACGACGCTGTTCTTTCGCCGCGGGCCGCTGCAAGAGATCGGCGGCTGGGACGCGCATAACGTCACCGAGGATGCCGACCTGGGCATAAGGCTGGCACGGCACGGCTACCGGACCGAGTTGATCGACACCGTCACCGGCGAGGAGGCCAATTGCCGCGCACTTCCCTGGGTCAAGCAACGCTCGCGCTGGCAGAAGGGCTTTGCGATGACGTGGCGGGTGCACATGCGCAATCCGGTGCAGCTGTGGCGCGACCTGGGCGCCTGGCGGCTGTTCGGATTTCAGGTGATGTTCCTCGGCTCGCTGACCCAGGCGCTTCTGGCACCGCTGATGTGGACGTTCTGGATGCTGGCCCTGGGACTGCCGCATGCCCTCGCCGCCACCCTGCCCGGCTGGATGCTGCCGGCGCTGATCGCGCTGTTCCTGGGCTCCGAGGCGGTGAACATCCTCTGCGGACTCTGGGCGGTGCGCGGCCCCCGGCACCGGCATCTGGCGCCCTGGGTGCCGACGCTGCACCTCTATCACCCGCTTGGCACCCTCTCGGCCTGGAAGGCCCTGCATGAGGTGGTGACAAGGCCCTTCTACTGGGACAAGACCCAGCACGGGGTCTACGACGACAGCGACGATGCCGAGGAAGAGGCCCTGGCGGCCGCCGCGCCCCTCACAGCGCCAGCGCGTGTGCGCGTTCCGGCGCCGGCGCTGCCTCCGCCCGCCCGGAGCCCTGCCCCACGCTGA
- a CDS encoding GFA family protein, giving the protein MTVHRGSCLCGAVRFEVAGDLAPPDACHCTICRKLSGHYFASTDVPRDRLTVHGAEAVRWYPSSEKVRRGFCGTCGAQLFFDPPHRDSIAVAMGAFEGGTGTRLHIHIFVADKGDYYDIADGLPQNAQ; this is encoded by the coding sequence ATGACGGTGCACAGGGGATCTTGCCTCTGCGGCGCCGTCCGCTTCGAGGTGGCGGGCGATCTGGCCCCGCCCGATGCGTGCCATTGCACGATCTGCCGCAAGCTGTCGGGGCATTACTTCGCCTCGACCGACGTGCCGCGGGACCGGCTGACCGTTCACGGGGCAGAGGCGGTTCGCTGGTATCCGTCGTCGGAAAAGGTGCGGCGCGGGTTCTGCGGAACCTGCGGCGCGCAGCTGTTCTTCGATCCGCCGCACCGGGACTCCATCGCCGTGGCGATGGGGGCCTTCGAGGGCGGGACCGGCACGCGGCTGCACATCCATATCTTCGTGGCCGACAAGGGCGACTATTACGACATCGCCGACGGGCTGCCGCAGAACGCGCAATAG
- a CDS encoding GatB/YqeY domain-containing protein: MNMRDRIGSALKDAMRAKEADRLSTLRLINAAIKDKDIALRGEGGGEQGVADSDILAILGRMVKQRQESARAYEEGGRLELAEKELNEIKVIEEFLPRQLTAEEVAAAIDAAVAETGAASIRDMGKVMAALKARYTGQMDFAAAGAAVKDRLG, from the coding sequence ATGAACATGCGCGACCGGATCGGTTCGGCACTCAAGGATGCGATGCGGGCGAAGGAGGCGGACCGGCTTTCGACGCTGCGGCTTATCAATGCCGCCATCAAGGACAAGGATATCGCGCTGCGCGGCGAGGGTGGCGGCGAGCAGGGGGTGGCGGACAGCGACATCCTGGCGATCCTGGGCCGGATGGTGAAGCAGCGCCAGGAAAGCGCGCGCGCCTATGAAGAGGGCGGGCGGCTGGAGCTGGCCGAGAAGGAACTGAACGAGATCAAGGTGATAGAAGAGTTCCTGCCGCGCCAGCTGACCGCCGAGGAGGTGGCCGCCGCCATCGACGCCGCGGTGGCCGAGACCGGGGCTGCCAGCATCCGCGACATGGGCAAGGTGATGGCGGCGCTGAAGGCGCGCTATACCGGGCAGATGGATTTCGCCGCCGCCGGTGCCGCAGTGAAGGACCGCCTAGGCTGA
- a CDS encoding DUF3008 family protein, translating to MPAKSKAQQKAAGAALSARRGETPKSKLKGASKGMARSMTERQLEDLAETRRKGLPEKKKDK from the coding sequence ATGCCGGCGAAATCCAAGGCACAGCAGAAGGCGGCGGGCGCGGCGCTGTCGGCCAGGCGCGGCGAGACGCCGAAGTCGAAGCTGAAGGGCGCGTCGAAGGGCATGGCCAGGTCGATGACCGAGCGCCAGCTGGAAGATCTGGCAGAGACCAGGCGCAAGGGGCTGCCGGAGAAGAAGAAGGACAAGTGA
- a CDS encoding GntR family transcriptional regulator, translating to MQKDAYTLILEAIDAGTYRPGDRLVESELAERFGVSRTPIREALQRLETQSMLSRDGRSLIVASLDHNQLAELYVVRAELEGLAARLAARHASPEETRVLREMVETDRMLLNDPSALSRANRRFHKLIHLASHNRYLVQQLDLVHRSMALLASTSLAAEGRTETALAEHDAIVRAIESRDEEAAQLALREHISKAFETRLKLDAGELRPR from the coding sequence ATGCAGAAAGACGCCTATACACTGATCCTCGAGGCCATCGACGCCGGGACCTATCGCCCGGGCGACCGGCTGGTGGAATCGGAGCTGGCCGAGCGTTTCGGCGTGTCGCGCACCCCGATCCGCGAGGCGCTGCAGCGGCTGGAGACGCAGTCGATGCTGAGCCGTGACGGGCGCAGCCTGATCGTCGCCAGCCTCGACCACAACCAGTTGGCCGAGCTTTACGTGGTGCGGGCAGAACTGGAGGGGCTGGCGGCGCGGCTGGCCGCGCGCCATGCCAGCCCCGAGGAAACGCGGGTGCTGCGCGAGATGGTCGAGACCGACCGGATGCTGCTGAACGACCCGAGCGCGCTGAGCCGGGCCAACAGGCGGTTCCACAAGCTGATCCACCTGGCCTCGCACAACCGCTATCTGGTGCAGCAGCTGGATCTTGTGCATCGCTCGATGGCGCTTCTGGCCTCGACCTCGCTGGCGGCCGAAGGGCGCACCGAAACCGCGCTGGCCGAGCATGACGCCATCGTCCGCGCCATCGAGTCGCGGGACGAGGAGGCGGCACAGCTGGCGCTGCGCGAACATATCTCGAAGGCGTTCGAGACGCGGCTGAAGCTGGATGCGGGCGAGCTGCGCCCGCGCTGA
- the carA gene encoding glutamine-hydrolyzing carbamoyl-phosphate synthase small subunit has protein sequence MSASHQPTPRPTACLALADGTVFYGTGFGATGETVAELVFNTAMTGYQEIMTDPSYAGQIVTFTFPHIGNTGVTDEDDETADPVAAGMVVKWDPTEPSNWRATGDLVAWLEKRGRICIGGLDTRRLTRAIRQQGAPHVALAHDPEGNFDLAALVAKARAWQGLVGLDLAKDVTCAQSYRWNEMRWAWPQGYQPRTEPGMRVVAIDYGAKRNILRCLASAGCDVTVLPATATAEEVMALNPEGVFLSNGPGDPAATGAYAVPTIQGLLERDIPVFGICLGHQMLALALGAKTIKMNHGHHGANHPVKDMETGKVEITSMNHGFTVDSQTLPAGVVETHVSLFDGSNCGIRIADRPVFSVQYHPEASPGPQDSYYLFERFAEAMRKNRAA, from the coding sequence ATGTCCGCCAGCCATCAGCCCACACCAAGACCGACGGCCTGCCTCGCACTCGCGGATGGCACCGTGTTCTACGGAACCGGCTTCGGCGCCACCGGCGAGACGGTGGCGGAGCTCGTCTTCAACACCGCCATGACCGGCTATCAGGAGATCATGACCGACCCCTCCTATGCGGGCCAGATCGTGACCTTCACCTTCCCCCACATCGGCAATACCGGCGTGACGGACGAGGATGACGAGACCGCAGACCCCGTCGCCGCCGGCATGGTGGTGAAATGGGACCCGACCGAGCCGTCGAACTGGCGCGCCACCGGCGATCTGGTCGCCTGGCTGGAAAAGCGCGGCCGGATCTGCATCGGCGGGCTCGACACCCGCCGCCTGACCCGCGCGATCCGCCAGCAAGGCGCGCCGCATGTGGCGCTTGCCCATGATCCCGAAGGGAATTTCGACCTCGCCGCCCTCGTCGCCAAGGCCCGTGCCTGGCAGGGGCTGGTCGGGCTCGACCTGGCGAAAGACGTGACCTGCGCGCAATCCTATCGCTGGAACGAGATGCGGTGGGCCTGGCCGCAGGGCTATCAGCCGCGCACCGAACCGGGGATGCGGGTCGTCGCCATCGACTATGGCGCGAAACGCAACATCCTGCGCTGCCTCGCCTCGGCGGGCTGCGACGTGACCGTGCTGCCCGCCACCGCCACCGCCGAAGAGGTGATGGCGCTGAACCCCGAAGGCGTATTCCTCTCGAACGGCCCCGGCGATCCGGCGGCGACCGGCGCCTATGCGGTGCCGACCATCCAGGGCCTGCTGGAACGGGATATCCCGGTCTTCGGGATCTGTCTTGGGCATCAGATGCTTGCGCTGGCGCTTGGCGCCAAGACCATCAAGATGAACCACGGCCATCACGGCGCCAACCATCCCGTGAAGGACATGGAAACCGGCAAGGTCGAGATCACCAGCATGAACCACGGCTTCACCGTGGACAGCCAGACCCTGCCGGCGGGTGTGGTGGAAACCCATGTCAGCCTGTTCGACGGGTCGAACTGCGGGATCCGCATCGCGGACCGGCCGGTCTTCTCGGTGCAATATCACCCCGAGGCCAGCCCCGGCCCGCAGGACAGCTACTACCTGTTCGAGCGCTTCGCCGAGGCGATGCGCAAGAACCGCGCCGCCTGA